In one window of Mobiluncus massiliensis DNA:
- a CDS encoding alpha/beta fold hydrolase, with translation MLHEITFPSFNERDTVYGWIYVPAMQPKGIVQLVHGFGEHSRRYLNLIVNLLEAGYIVAADDHVGHGKTAVENDRWGDWGDKGPHTMMEDEHRLSVLVKEKYPDLPLFFFGHSMGSMIGRDYMVKYGDELAGITLCGVTGRFPETDQVIEQLRGVVDAGRGEDSDPQYLQQLLGFAFSRIPEGVKIGNEWICEDPYVQKDHAEDPFDAFTKPTTNRSLLDFAQMLKQVEGPQWAEAVPKDLPVYLIAGSEDPIGMYGTGFMEVVNWLEDTGHQTQAQLYFGYRHEIHNYTDLKETVIWGIIHFFDKIVED, from the coding sequence ATGCTGCACGAAATCACCTTCCCCTCTTTCAACGAACGAGACACCGTTTACGGCTGGATTTATGTTCCGGCGATGCAGCCGAAAGGCATTGTCCAGCTTGTTCACGGTTTCGGCGAACATTCCCGCCGCTATCTGAACCTCATCGTCAATCTGCTGGAGGCGGGCTACATCGTGGCAGCTGACGACCACGTTGGTCACGGGAAAACCGCTGTAGAAAACGACCGTTGGGGTGACTGGGGCGACAAGGGCCCACACACGATGATGGAGGACGAACACCGCCTATCCGTGCTTGTGAAAGAAAAATACCCGGACCTGCCCCTGTTCTTTTTCGGCCACTCGATGGGGTCGATGATTGGACGAGACTACATGGTGAAATACGGCGACGAACTCGCGGGAATCACCTTGTGCGGTGTGACGGGACGCTTCCCCGAAACCGATCAGGTCATTGAGCAGCTGCGTGGCGTAGTCGATGCAGGTCGGGGTGAGGATAGCGACCCTCAGTATCTACAACAGCTGCTGGGATTTGCATTTTCGCGCATTCCCGAGGGCGTAAAGATTGGCAACGAGTGGATTTGTGAGGATCCTTACGTGCAAAAGGACCATGCCGAGGATCCTTTTGATGCATTTACCAAGCCCACGACGAACCGCAGTCTGCTCGACTTTGCACAAATGCTGAAACAGGTCGAAGGTCCCCAGTGGGCCGAGGCGGTCCCAAAGGACCTGCCGGTTTACCTGATTGCCGGCTCTGAGGATCCCATCGGCATGTACGGCACCGGGTTCATGGAGGTCGTGAACTGGCTGGAAGATACGGGTCACCAGACCCAGGCGCAGCTCTATTTCGGATATCGTCACGAAATTCACAACTACACGGACCTCAAAGAAACGGTGATCTGGGGCATTATCCACTTCTTCGACAAAATCGTCGAGGACTGA
- the cas9 gene encoding type II CRISPR RNA-guided endonuclease Cas9 (Cas9, originally named Csn1, is the large, multifunctional signature protein of type II CRISPR/Cas systems. It is well known even to general audiences because its RNA-guided endonuclease activity has made it a popular tool for custom editing of eukaryotic genomes.) — protein sequence MLIAAEREWGAPTQINIEHVRSGFSSKLMQQQFECENERRRAQNEEAVKAILTEKGGNSHVSKYDITRYYAVKRQNCQCLYCGTPITFSDCELDHIVPRKGVGSTNSRVNLAAVCRSCNRDKSNLPFAVWAGKSSNCDVSIDGPVSRVKQWQRSQNEGVREFRAFQNEVISRLLKTTEDPEIDSRSLESVAWMARELHHRVEYYFQSKGAQTQVSVYRGAVTAQARKSYGLEDKVKMIGGGGKTRLDRRHHAMDAATIALMTPGISTTLSEKNNLRDAQKFTGQSETWKDYCGRTETAREHFAVWKSNMERLTDLFNDKLENDAIPVMQPLRLRLSNSKAHDDGIGKLDSKKLGSVWSLADIDRAATPQIWTALTRCDDFDPTKGLPENVNRVIRAQGVKYESEDKIPVFPSNVAAIAVRDGYAEIGSTIHHARIYRIDDGKKTFYSMIRVFAVDLLKHQAEDLFTVKLPPSAISMRTCEDSLRRALSNGTAEYLGWIVPGDEIIVDTSDKAFHTGQIGDLLRNFPVNSFRLTGFPSNSRLRLKPVLLAGEGLRDDAEDSIKIILSGQGWRPAINVLFSKGKPRIVRRNSLGIERLSSNSGLPISWEA from the coding sequence TTGTTGATTGCTGCGGAACGAGAATGGGGGGCTCCAACGCAAATCAACATAGAACATGTACGTTCGGGCTTTAGCTCGAAACTTATGCAACAGCAATTTGAGTGTGAGAATGAGAGGCGCAGGGCTCAAAATGAGGAAGCCGTCAAAGCAATCCTTACTGAGAAAGGCGGAAATTCTCATGTCTCAAAGTATGATATAACCCGCTATTACGCCGTGAAAAGGCAGAATTGTCAATGCCTGTATTGCGGCACACCCATAACTTTTAGTGACTGTGAACTTGACCATATTGTCCCTCGGAAAGGTGTCGGGTCAACCAACTCTCGAGTCAACTTGGCGGCAGTCTGCCGTAGTTGTAACCGGGATAAATCGAATCTCCCTTTTGCTGTTTGGGCAGGCAAGTCCAGTAATTGTGATGTGAGCATCGACGGCCCAGTTTCACGTGTGAAACAATGGCAACGCTCACAAAACGAAGGTGTCCGAGAATTTCGGGCATTCCAAAACGAGGTTATTTCACGACTTTTGAAAACAACCGAGGACCCAGAGATAGACTCTCGTTCTCTGGAGTCCGTTGCCTGGATGGCTCGCGAGCTGCATCATAGGGTTGAATATTATTTTCAATCGAAAGGCGCACAAACGCAGGTATCCGTTTACCGTGGCGCTGTCACCGCCCAGGCGCGTAAGTCTTATGGTTTGGAAGACAAGGTGAAGATGATTGGCGGAGGTGGTAAGACCCGCCTTGATAGACGCCATCATGCTATGGATGCTGCCACCATTGCACTCATGACGCCCGGGATTTCAACCACTTTGTCTGAAAAGAACAATCTGCGTGATGCTCAAAAATTTACCGGCCAATCCGAGACTTGGAAAGACTACTGTGGGCGTACAGAGACGGCTCGTGAGCATTTTGCTGTTTGGAAGTCGAATATGGAGCGTCTAACAGACCTATTCAATGACAAGCTCGAAAATGACGCTATTCCAGTCATGCAGCCGCTACGCCTCAGGCTTTCCAACAGTAAGGCTCACGATGACGGGATTGGTAAACTTGACTCAAAGAAACTCGGTAGCGTCTGGAGCTTGGCGGATATAGACAGAGCCGCCACGCCACAGATTTGGACTGCCCTTACAAGGTGTGATGATTTTGATCCCACTAAGGGTTTACCTGAGAATGTCAATCGGGTTATCAGAGCTCAGGGAGTGAAGTACGAAAGCGAAGACAAAATTCCTGTGTTCCCATCAAATGTTGCGGCTATTGCCGTTCGTGATGGGTATGCGGAGATTGGTAGCACCATCCATCATGCCCGGATTTATAGGATTGATGACGGTAAAAAGACTTTTTACAGCATGATACGCGTATTCGCTGTTGATTTGCTGAAACACCAGGCAGAGGATTTGTTTACAGTCAAATTGCCGCCTAGCGCTATATCCATGCGTACCTGCGAAGATTCTCTGCGGAGGGCGCTTTCTAATGGTACGGCGGAGTACTTGGGTTGGATTGTGCCGGGTGACGAAATAATTGTCGATACGTCTGATAAGGCTTTTCATACCGGACAGATTGGAGATTTGCTCAGGAATTTCCCTGTCAATTCCTTTAGGCTCACGGGTTTCCCCTCCAATTCAAGATTAAGACTTAAACCTGTTTTGTTGGCGGGGGAGGGATTGCGTGATGATGCCGAAGACTCTATCAAAATAATTCTGTCAGGTCAGGGTTGGCGTCCGGCGATAAATGTACTTTTTTCCAAGGGTAAGCCACGTATTGTGCGGCGAAACTCTCTCGGAATCGAACGCCTCAGTTCCAATAGCGGATTGCCAATCTCATGGGAAGCATAG
- the merR gene encoding Hg(II)-responsive transcriptional regulator — protein sequence MIYRISEFADKCGVNKETIRYYERKNLLQEPHRTEAGYRIYSYDDVKRVGFIKRMQELGFSLSEIYKLLGVVDKDEVRCQDMFEFVSKKQKEVQKQIEDLKRIETMLDDLKQRCPDEKQLHSCPIIETLT from the coding sequence ATGATTTATCGAATTAGTGAGTTTGCAGATAAATGTGGAGTTAATAAAGAAACGATCAGATATTACGAGCGAAAAAATTTATTACAAGAACCTCACCGAACGGAAGCTGGTTATCGGATATATTCATATGATGACGTTAAGCGTGTTGGGTTTATTAAACGAATGCAGGAACTTGGTTTTTCTTTAAGCGAGATTTATAAATTACTTGGTGTTGTAGATAAAGATGAAGTTCGTTGTCAAGATATGTTCGAATTTGTTTCTAAAAAACAAAAGGAAGTGCAAAAACAAATAGAGGATTTAAAACGAATTGAAACTATGTTAGACGACTTAAAACAACGATGTCCAGATGAAAAGCAATTACATTCGTGTCCAATAATAGAAACATTAACATGA
- the cas9 gene encoding type II CRISPR RNA-guided endonuclease Cas9 (Cas9, originally named Csn1, is the large, multifunctional signature protein of type II CRISPR/Cas systems. It is well known even to general audiences because its RNA-guided endonuclease activity has made it a popular tool for custom editing of eukaryotic genomes.) — protein sequence MIFGNNDFMDSRKYRVGIDVGTNSVGFAAVEVDDTGSPTRFLNTTVIIHDSGVDPEQKKYAITRLASAGTARRTRRLYRTRRQRLRELDDFISNELGYPLVNLENFADPYEPWKVRADLATIKLPGEELPEAMSIALRHMARHRGWRSPYQRVEALHLHAEISEEFAALKKRVMEKTGDVFSNDVTPAEVLVDLMGRQKIRGADGVLSGKLRQSDNANELRKIASVQGIDDETLNRIIDRVFSSKSPKGKASERVGMDALPGQGSKPRALKAMPSFQKFRIVSVICNLRIKDSGGDVRPLSMEEKEQLIDYLMSSTTDDHVTWTDIAELLHVKRSNLQGTAKEGPDGERPYTRPPVNSTWSKIKDSKIKSLVALWKTGDVDVQSALVEALSNAFLLEDARPGADIVIAYLESLDDKELESLDKVGLPAGRASYSEDSLERLTERMLQDDCDLFEARKREFGVADDWKPPADPIYAPVGNPGVDRVLKIVGLRNI from the coding sequence ATGATTTTTGGTAATAATGATTTCATGGATAGTCGCAAATATCGTGTGGGCATAGATGTTGGAACTAACTCGGTGGGCTTCGCAGCCGTGGAGGTAGACGATACGGGTTCTCCTACTAGGTTTCTGAACACTACCGTTATCATTCACGATTCTGGCGTCGATCCCGAACAAAAAAAGTACGCCATCACTCGTCTCGCTTCCGCGGGAACAGCAAGGCGCACGCGACGACTATATCGAACGCGTAGACAAAGATTACGCGAGTTGGATGATTTCATTTCCAACGAACTTGGTTATCCCCTGGTGAATCTGGAAAACTTTGCTGACCCCTACGAGCCTTGGAAAGTTCGTGCCGACCTCGCGACGATAAAACTTCCTGGTGAAGAACTTCCCGAAGCGATGTCTATTGCACTTCGGCATATGGCACGTCACCGAGGCTGGCGCAGTCCTTATCAACGAGTGGAAGCTCTCCACCTACACGCCGAAATATCGGAAGAATTTGCCGCCCTTAAAAAGCGGGTCATGGAGAAAACCGGAGATGTTTTTAGTAATGATGTGACTCCTGCTGAGGTTTTGGTGGACTTGATGGGCAGACAAAAGATTCGGGGTGCCGATGGAGTGCTCTCTGGAAAGCTGCGTCAGAGTGACAATGCCAATGAGCTGCGCAAAATTGCTTCTGTTCAGGGGATTGACGATGAAACTCTGAATCGCATTATTGATAGAGTTTTTTCCAGTAAGTCACCAAAAGGTAAGGCATCGGAACGCGTTGGAATGGACGCGTTACCGGGACAAGGCTCAAAGCCTCGCGCTTTAAAAGCTATGCCGTCTTTTCAAAAGTTCCGTATAGTTTCGGTCATCTGCAACCTGCGTATAAAGGATTCTGGAGGTGACGTTCGCCCTCTATCTATGGAGGAAAAAGAACAACTTATTGATTATCTTATGTCCAGTACCACTGATGACCATGTCACTTGGACAGATATTGCCGAATTGCTTCACGTTAAGCGTTCTAATCTTCAGGGAACAGCAAAGGAAGGTCCCGATGGCGAGCGTCCTTACACTCGTCCCCCGGTCAATTCGACGTGGAGCAAAATCAAGGATTCGAAAATAAAGAGCCTGGTTGCCTTGTGGAAGACTGGGGATGTAGATGTGCAATCTGCTCTCGTAGAGGCGTTGTCCAATGCTTTTCTTCTGGAGGATGCTCGTCCGGGAGCAGACATAGTGATTGCCTATTTGGAGTCTTTGGATGACAAAGAGCTCGAGAGCCTGGATAAAGTCGGACTTCCTGCAGGAAGAGCGTCTTATTCGGAAGATTCTCTCGAGCGCCTTACCGAGAGAATGTTGCAAGATGATTGTGATTTGTTTGAAGCCCGTAAGCGTGAGTTCGGCGTAGCCGATGATTGGAAACCGCCCGCTGATCCCATTTATGCCCCGGTGGGCAATCCAGGAGTCGATCGTGTACTAAAAATTGTGGGTCTTCGGAATATATAG
- a CDS encoding ISL3 family transposase — protein MSDLLSLPDIKTIEPPQENETDMMFKVEAVGLPERRPECGFDKLYKHSSRNQLIMDLPIRLKRVGLQLNRRRYKCRDCGSTFWERLISVDEKRSMTKRLLKSIQEQSMSKTFVEVAESVGVDEKTIRNVFKDYVALKEREYQFETPKWLGIDEIHIIRRPRLVLTNIERRTIYDIKPNRKKETVIQRLSEISDRTYIEYVTMDMWKPYKDAVNTILPHAKVVVDKFHVVRMANQALDNVRKSLKAHMSQKERRALMRERFILLKRKHDLNERESFLLDTWLGNLPALKEAYELKEEFYWIWDTPDPDEGHLRYSQWRQRCMSSNSKDAYKDLVRAVDNWHVEIFNYFDKRLTNAYTESINSIIRQVERMGRGYSFDALRAKILFNEKLHKKRKPRFNSSAFNKAMLYDTFNWYEVNDHDITDNFGVDFSTLIKNLEKGDL, from the coding sequence ATGTCAGACTTATTATCCCTACCAGACATTAAAACAATAGAACCGCCACAAGAAAATGAAACCGATATGATGTTTAAAGTTGAAGCAGTCGGATTACCTGAACGTCGTCCTGAATGTGGTTTTGACAAGTTGTACAAACACAGTTCAAGAAATCAACTAATTATGGATTTGCCCATTCGTTTAAAGCGAGTGGGCTTACAATTGAACCGTAGACGATACAAGTGTCGTGACTGCGGATCTACATTCTGGGAACGCCTAATATCTGTAGATGAAAAGCGTAGTATGACCAAAAGGCTTTTAAAGTCCATTCAAGAGCAATCCATGTCTAAGACCTTTGTAGAAGTCGCAGAAAGCGTTGGTGTTGACGAGAAAACCATTAGGAACGTTTTTAAGGACTATGTGGCACTCAAAGAACGTGAATACCAGTTTGAAACTCCTAAGTGGCTTGGGATAGACGAGATACATATTATCCGTAGACCTCGGCTTGTATTGACTAATATTGAACGCAGGACTATTTATGACATCAAGCCTAACCGTAAGAAGGAGACAGTCATCCAACGTCTTTCAGAAATCAGTGACAGGACTTACATTGAGTACGTCACAATGGATATGTGGAAGCCCTACAAGGACGCAGTGAACACTATCCTTCCACACGCTAAAGTTGTCGTAGATAAGTTTCATGTAGTTAGAATGGCTAATCAAGCCTTAGATAACGTCAGAAAGTCTTTGAAAGCCCATATGAGCCAAAAAGAAAGACGTGCCCTTATGCGTGAAAGGTTTATCCTTCTAAAGCGTAAACACGATCTAAATGAACGTGAATCATTCCTCTTAGATACTTGGTTAGGTAATCTTCCTGCTTTAAAAGAAGCCTATGAACTCAAAGAAGAGTTTTACTGGATATGGGATACTCCTGATCCAGATGAAGGTCATCTTCGTTATAGTCAATGGAGACAACGTTGTATGTCCAGCAACTCTAAAGACGCATATAAAGACCTCGTGAGAGCCGTAGACAACTGGCATGTCGAAATATTCAACTACTTTGATAAAAGGCTCACTAATGCTTATACGGAGTCAATTAACAGCATTATTAGGCAGGTAGAGCGAATGGGTAGAGGTTACTCGTTTGATGCCTTACGAGCCAAAATCCTTTTCAATGAGAAGCTCCATAAAAAGCGTAAGCCACGATTTAATTCAAGTGCTTTCAATAAAGCTATGTTATACGATACTTTCAATTGGTATGAAGTGAATGATCACGACATTACAGACAACTTTGGTGTCGATTTTTCCACTCTTATTAAGAATTTGGAGAAGGGTGATTTATAA
- a CDS encoding B3/4 domain-containing protein: MKQFVTEDSFWELFPEARIGIVVAQNMRQVAEVPEEDAKTIQQLLAEANRTAKKHLNSDTISQNEVVAVWREAFQKFKTKKGARCSIENLLKRVLKGNPVGSINPTVDIYNIISLKYALPVGGEDIDAMDGNIRLGITQGSDAFTALGEEEESPTLEGELCYRDDAGAICRCWNWRDGIRTALRDDSNKAFLIIECVDPLRAQDLQSAIDELSELMSNYLKADIFCKEIITRDNPTIVIDGAK, from the coding sequence ATGAAGCAGTTTGTCACTGAAGATTCGTTTTGGGAATTGTTTCCTGAGGCACGGATAGGCATTGTTGTGGCTCAGAATATGCGCCAAGTCGCGGAAGTGCCAGAAGAGGACGCGAAGACTATTCAGCAGCTCCTTGCCGAGGCAAACCGTACTGCCAAAAAACACCTCAACTCAGACACTATCTCCCAAAATGAAGTGGTGGCTGTGTGGCGCGAAGCATTCCAGAAGTTCAAAACTAAGAAAGGCGCCCGCTGCTCAATTGAGAATTTGTTGAAACGTGTATTAAAGGGAAACCCTGTCGGCTCAATTAACCCGACAGTAGACATTTACAACATTATTTCTCTGAAATATGCACTTCCGGTGGGAGGAGAGGATATCGACGCTATGGATGGAAACATTCGTCTCGGCATCACTCAAGGTTCAGACGCTTTCACCGCCCTGGGAGAAGAGGAAGAATCGCCAACCTTAGAGGGGGAATTGTGCTACCGCGATGATGCGGGAGCCATTTGTCGCTGCTGGAACTGGCGCGATGGCATCCGCACTGCTCTAAGGGACGATTCAAACAAAGCTTTCTTGATTATTGAATGCGTAGATCCTCTTCGCGCCCAGGATTTGCAATCCGCAATCGATGAGCTTTCGGAATTGATGTCTAACTACCTCAAAGCCGATATCTTTTGTAAAGAAATAATCACACGGGACAACCCCACCATCGTGATTGATGGTGCCAAGTGA
- a CDS encoding ATP-binding protein yields MFSNSTIPHSHSRDLARPQYLELLRRYRDTESIKVLSGVRRCGKSTLLRLWKQELLDSGVPESHIYLRRFDDLSLPLDLNAQWLQADLRQAFDAADPNKPFYVLLDEVQGVTGWEKIVRGLHTRPGVDVYLTGSNAYVLSGDLATLLSGRYVVLEIYPLSFQEYLDFVTTSQKTARSKEALFADYLRFGGMPGLFQLPGLDTETVTRELTTIFDSVILRDVAARLQVRELNVLEKLVRYVFSTSGSLFSTRSIVNTLKSSGYRVSGVTLDSYLDALTRALLIYPVEQIGLRGKEILRPLRKFYPVDTGLRNLTTGFAPSDVGYQLENLVYLELRRRGFTVSVGALPKGEVDFVAEKNGERVYFQVADDVSNEKVMIRELTPLQAIEDAFPKLLLTTDYLHTGIRPDGIRVLHVIDWLTGRQGTASR; encoded by the coding sequence ATGTTTAGCAATTCCACCATACCGCATTCACATTCCCGCGACTTGGCACGCCCTCAATACCTTGAACTGCTGCGACGCTACCGTGATACCGAATCGATAAAGGTACTCTCTGGAGTGCGTCGCTGCGGAAAGTCGACTCTGCTGCGACTGTGGAAACAGGAACTGCTGGATTCCGGAGTACCGGAAAGCCACATTTACCTGCGGCGCTTCGACGATCTTTCCCTGCCGCTTGATTTGAATGCACAATGGCTGCAAGCAGATTTACGGCAAGCCTTCGATGCCGCCGACCCCAACAAGCCCTTCTACGTGCTGCTAGATGAAGTCCAAGGTGTTACTGGTTGGGAAAAAATCGTCCGTGGATTACATACCCGTCCCGGAGTGGACGTGTATCTCACCGGCTCCAACGCTTATGTTTTGAGCGGTGATTTAGCAACTCTACTCAGTGGACGCTATGTAGTCCTTGAGATTTACCCACTATCTTTCCAGGAATATCTGGATTTCGTAACCACCAGCCAGAAAACCGCCCGCAGTAAAGAAGCCCTGTTTGCCGATTACCTGCGCTTTGGAGGCATGCCAGGACTGTTCCAACTTCCCGGATTAGACACGGAAACCGTGACTAGAGAGCTCACAACCATTTTTGATTCCGTAATCCTGCGCGACGTGGCAGCCCGACTCCAGGTGCGCGAATTAAACGTCTTAGAAAAGTTGGTCCGCTATGTGTTTTCCACTTCCGGATCCCTGTTCTCCACTCGTTCCATCGTGAACACGCTGAAAAGCTCGGGCTATCGCGTATCTGGGGTTACCCTCGACTCCTATCTTGATGCCCTGACCCGAGCACTATTGATATATCCGGTCGAACAGATTGGGCTGCGCGGCAAAGAAATTCTGCGACCGTTACGCAAGTTCTATCCCGTCGACACGGGATTACGGAACCTGACCACCGGTTTCGCTCCGAGTGATGTCGGCTACCAGTTAGAAAACCTGGTTTATCTAGAGCTGCGCCGTCGTGGCTTCACTGTCAGCGTGGGTGCGCTGCCCAAAGGGGAAGTGGACTTCGTGGCGGAAAAGAATGGCGAACGCGTTTATTTCCAAGTCGCCGATGACGTTAGCAACGAAAAAGTCATGATCCGGGAGCTCACACCACTACAGGCTATTGAAGATGCTTTTCCCAAATTACTGCTGACCACTGATTATTTACATACCGGAATCCGCCCCGACGGCATCCGCGTACTCCACGTCATTGACTGGCTCACTGGCCGGCAAGGAACTGCATCACGGTAA
- a CDS encoding YhgE/Pip domain-containing protein, whose amino-acid sequence MNKVLFIIRDDFRQIRSSVMVRIFMVLLIAVPLFFTWFNVLATWDPFSNSGRLQIAVASTDEGYTSKLLNVKVNVGDTVLKELAVNDRFDWVLTSKDQALEGARSGEYYAAIVLPEDFSQSMFTFYAGGAAPADITLYTNEKKNPLSANLTTQGAQGVTAQINTTFSRTLAEVAVGIAEDVSSYLDTADTQAALDRLSNRLESLCVQLNSGANTVSSLSTLIGSAVPLATGAKQLAAGVQDPFDGAVGDAFGSGVKSPGGTDNPFAVVSSGLDDAVSLAAGNISNLQNQLDNLLDSANSTTQSSAAAVEELQTLLDKQIIGFQKTRDEIEQSLGSDGADLLGKDPTVDRFLADMDAAIARQQSLSERLGSIAADLHRGVSLDSDLRESAHLAMADAQQAIDTARSNYEKNLQPKIESLRENLDSAGKNVEVFRSYLEAMQADLSESSGGMIESMRRSQKTLADTAQKMRDGASRLERAREQITSARGEVDLDQIATTLGADPKGFARLISSPVVVHRNAVFPVATFGVGMAPLFTVIALWVGALLAGVFLRTDVSPNVGQRFLDSVADRKHLDAAAAADTNAAESSRSVEPGTKPGETAPTPAAKSAVKAAEKKPVFTGAQKYLGRYFMFWAIGMAQSTLLMVGLIVFVEIEPAHPFLLILAGWIISTVFTNIVYTLVVALSNAGKALAVVLLVLQISAAGGAYPLELLPQWFQNISPWLPATYAINLMRSAIAGIYAGDFAYNLVIILVFLIPNLVLGMVLRHTIAGRIHDMTKAIEKTKVM is encoded by the coding sequence ATGAACAAAGTACTTTTTATCATTCGTGACGACTTTCGCCAGATTCGCAGCAGCGTCATGGTTCGGATTTTCATGGTTCTATTGATTGCCGTGCCCTTGTTCTTCACCTGGTTCAACGTACTGGCGACCTGGGATCCCTTCTCGAATTCGGGACGGTTGCAGATTGCCGTGGCCAGCACCGATGAGGGCTACACCAGCAAGCTCCTGAACGTCAAAGTCAATGTGGGGGACACGGTACTCAAGGAACTGGCCGTGAATGACCGGTTCGATTGGGTGCTGACCAGCAAAGATCAGGCTTTGGAAGGTGCGCGCTCAGGGGAGTATTACGCGGCAATCGTGTTGCCGGAGGATTTTTCGCAGTCCATGTTCACGTTCTATGCCGGCGGGGCTGCTCCGGCGGATATCACGCTGTACACCAACGAAAAGAAGAACCCGCTGTCCGCCAATCTCACCACGCAAGGAGCTCAGGGTGTCACCGCGCAAATCAACACGACTTTTTCGCGAACCTTGGCCGAAGTCGCCGTGGGTATTGCCGAGGATGTGTCCTCCTACCTGGACACTGCCGACACTCAGGCGGCCTTGGATCGGCTGAGCAACCGCCTCGAATCCCTCTGTGTACAATTGAATTCCGGGGCGAATACAGTCAGTTCTCTGTCTACCTTGATAGGTTCGGCGGTGCCGCTGGCCACAGGGGCAAAACAGCTGGCTGCGGGGGTGCAGGACCCTTTCGATGGGGCTGTTGGCGACGCATTTGGTTCCGGGGTCAAAAGTCCGGGGGGGACAGATAATCCTTTCGCGGTCGTTTCCTCTGGGCTCGATGATGCTGTGAGCCTGGCCGCAGGCAATATTTCCAACCTGCAAAATCAGTTGGACAATTTGCTGGATTCGGCCAACAGCACCACCCAAAGCAGTGCTGCCGCAGTCGAAGAGCTGCAGACCTTGTTGGACAAACAAATCATTGGCTTCCAAAAGACTCGGGACGAAATCGAGCAGTCATTGGGCTCGGACGGGGCGGATTTGCTGGGGAAGGATCCGACCGTAGACCGGTTCCTGGCCGATATGGATGCGGCGATTGCTCGCCAACAAAGCCTGTCAGAGCGACTGGGCAGTATCGCTGCTGACCTGCACCGGGGGGTATCTCTCGATTCTGACCTGAGGGAGTCGGCCCACCTTGCCATGGCGGACGCGCAACAGGCTATTGACACAGCCCGGTCCAACTACGAGAAAAACTTGCAGCCAAAGATTGAAAGCCTGCGCGAAAACCTGGATTCAGCCGGCAAGAATGTGGAAGTTTTCCGTTCATATCTGGAGGCGATGCAAGCCGACCTGTCGGAAAGTTCAGGCGGGATGATTGAGAGTATGCGCCGCTCCCAAAAGACCCTGGCCGATACCGCGCAAAAGATGCGTGACGGGGCTAGCCGCCTAGAGCGGGCTCGTGAACAGATAACGTCCGCTCGGGGGGAAGTGGACTTGGACCAAATCGCAACGACGTTGGGAGCTGATCCCAAGGGATTTGCTCGCCTGATTTCTTCCCCCGTAGTAGTACACCGCAATGCTGTGTTCCCAGTCGCTACTTTCGGGGTGGGCATGGCTCCGCTTTTCACCGTCATAGCCCTGTGGGTGGGGGCGCTCCTGGCGGGGGTTTTCCTGCGTACTGACGTTTCTCCGAATGTGGGCCAACGCTTCCTGGACAGCGTTGCAGACCGGAAACATCTTGACGCAGCCGCTGCGGCGGATACGAACGCTGCGGAATCGTCTCGGTCAGTTGAACCAGGCACGAAACCTGGCGAAACAGCACCGACTCCAGCTGCGAAATCAGCCGTGAAAGCCGCAGAGAAAAAGCCTGTCTTCACCGGGGCTCAGAAGTACCTGGGACGTTACTTCATGTTCTGGGCAATTGGGATGGCTCAATCCACATTGCTGATGGTCGGGCTGATTGTGTTCGTGGAGATTGAACCGGCACACCCCTTCCTGCTGATTTTGGCGGGATGGATCATTTCCACCGTCTTTACCAATATCGTTTATACGCTGGTCGTGGCGCTTTCGAATGCGGGCAAAGCCTTAGCGGTGGTGTTGCTGGTACTACAGATTTCTGCCGCTGGCGGAGCCTATCCGCTGGAACTGCTACCGCAATGGTTCCAAAACATCAGTCCCTGGCTGCCGGCCACGTATGCGATTAACTTGATGCGTTCGGCTATCGCCGGGATCTATGCGGGGGACTTTGCTTATAACCTGGTGATAATCCTGGTGTTCCTGATTCCGAACCTGGTGCTCGGGATGGTTTTGCGGCATACGATTGCCGGGCGGATTCACGATATGACCAAAGCGATTGAAAAAACGAAGGTCATGTAG